The Dehalococcoides mccartyi CG5 genome contains the following window.
GAATTGCCTATCAAACGGGGCTATCTGAATGCAGTGCTGGATTTGGGCGGCAGGTATCTGTATCTGGCGGCTACCCATTTGCATCATGTACCTGAAGAAGGAGATGTGCGCCTTATTCAGGCAGGGGAGCTGGCAGATTTTTGGGATAATGCTCCTGCAACTATAATACTGGGTGATTTTAATGCTGAACCGGATTCGGAGGAGATAGGTTTACTGCGGCAGGCTGGTCTTTCTGACAGTCTGGAAGGGCAGACATCTGTCCTTACTTACCATTCAGCAGACCTGTACCAGCGGATAGATTATATCTGGGCTTCGCCTGAAATAGAGTATATAGATTCATATACCATTGTTAGCTTGGCATCGGACCATCTGGCTATCATAGCGGATATACGGCTTTCCTGAATATATTCCGGACATAAAAAAAGGGCGGTGAAAATCCGCCCGTTTCAGTATTAGCTACTGCAGGGGTTATTTTATACCCAGTTCTTCTTTCATCATTTCCACCACCCGGTTAACAGCTTTGTCTACTGCCGGGGTCAGCTCAAATCCCGGTGCCATGCTGCCTGGCTGGATACCGTAAATGATAATATCTTTGGGCATGGCGTCATGGTATTTGGCCAGATTAAGTATCTCCATCAGTCCCATCTGGTGGAAAGAAATATCTATTTTGGGCTGGGTCTTGATATCTTCGGGGCGGAAGCGGTATATCATACCGGGTTCGTCTCCGCCGTGAACCGCATCCAGTATAAACATTTTTTCACGCCCGGATATCACGTCCAGCAAATCCATGGCGGCGGTGCCGCCGTCATACAGTTCTACATCCTCAGGAACAGGAAACCGGGATAGCCGCTCTACGCAGCGTACCCCGGCACCTTCATCACTCAAGAGTATATTGCCTGTACCTAGGACCAATATAGGTTTGGGAGATTCATCTCCCGGATTAAAAAACATACTTAGTAGACGCGGAAGCGGCTGATTTCATTGCCCGTAGGGGAGATCAGGTGAACGGCACAGGCCAAACACGGGTCAAACGAGCGGACAATACGAACCAGCTCAAAGGGATTATCGTTATCACGTACCTTGGTTCCGATAAGAGCCTGCTCAACCGGACCGTAAACACCTTGTCCGTCCTTAGGTGAACAGTTCCAAGTAGTAGGAACTACACACTGGTAGTTGCTGATCTTGTGGTTTTCAATCTTTATCCAGTGGCCAAGAGCACCGCGGGGAGCCTCCCAGAGACCCATGCCTTCGGCACTTTCGGGTATTTCGTAATCGGCACATACCGGTTCGCCAATCTTAAGTTCCATAACCCACTTGACCATTTCATCAGCCACAATCTTGCATTCCAGAGCGCGGGCGGCGTGTCTGCCAAGGGTGCTGAAGAGGGCGGCAGGGCCGGCACCGAAATGAGCCAAGATATCATTTACCATCTTTTGAACCACGGGGTCACCGGCTACATAATTAACCACCATACGGGCCAGAGGGCCGACTTCGTAAGGGGTGTTT
Protein-coding sequences here:
- a CDS encoding HyaD/HybD family hydrogenase maturation endopeptidase — its product is MFFNPGDESPKPILVLGTGNILLSDEGAGVRCVERLSRFPVPEDVELYDGGTAAMDLLDVISGREKMFILDAVHGGDEPGMIYRFRPEDIKTQPKIDISFHQMGLMEILNLAKYHDAMPKDIIIYGIQPGSMAPGFELTPAVDKAVNRVVEMMKEELGIK